In the genome of Acidobacteriota bacterium, the window TAAAACTCTGAGCCTGCTACTCCCTGCTCTTCAGCACCAAATATGAGAAAAATGATTGATCTTTTTGGTTTTATTGGACATTTCGCGATTGCCTCAGCTACTCCAAGAGTTACAGCTATACCAGATGCGTTGTCGTTAGCTCCTGGCATTAATACATGACACATCCCTACATGGTCAAGATGAGCTCCTATGATTATTGCTTCATTTTTTAAAACAGGGTCAGTTCCTTCAACATATCCGATAACATTATAGCCGATCCCTTCTGGATGATTCTCTGTTAAATTTTTTATCGTGAATATTTTACCTGTTTTGAATGATTGGGGTTTTCTCATCTCATCAATTTTCTTCTTCGTTTCATCAGCTTTTCTTCCTGTTCCTGTGAAGATGTCTTCCATAACTGTGTTTCCAACATAGGTCAGGATAAAGTTTTTTAAATAAGTGCAGTTAGGGTTTACGAGTGGGCCATAGTTATACAGCATTCCAGCTACTCCGTGGTCTTTTGCATTTTTTACTTTATATTGATGGAATGAATAAGGTCGCCATTTCATAAATTCTTCTGGTTCTTTTTCTGGGGAAATCGGAACTTCTCTTTCAACTAAAACAATCTTTTCTTTTACATCGAGTCCTTTATATTCATCAAAGTTGAGTTCAGGGGCAGTGATTCCATAGCCAACATATATAACCTCAGCAGTTACCTCTCCTGAATCAGAAGTTGAGCCAGGAAGATATTCTTTTTCATACTGGTAATATTTTTTTAACTCAGCCTTTTCCTTAAATGGAATGTGGAGGTAAGCTTCAGAACCTTTAAACACAAGAGTATATGGATTTGGAAAAGCCTGAAGATAAGTTCCATTATCTCCAGCAGGTTTAATCCCCCATTTTTTAAAATGACTTATGACCCATTCAGCTGAAGCATTATAACCAGAAGTTCCAGTTAGCCTTCCCTCATATTTTGTGGAACATAGTTCTTTGACATAATCAAAAAGAACGTTGCTCGAGATAGAGTGCATTGAAGTAAGAAGTTTTTGTTCTTGAGATATTTTCTGTGGTTGAGGCAGAGCATATGTTGGAAATAAGATTAATGTTAAAATTACAAAAATAGAATGCTTTAAATTTATACGCATTTGTATCTCCTTCAATAAATTTTTTGCAGAGTTTTTTATAAATTTTTTTAAGATTATTTTCAACATATTTTTATATTTAAAAAATTAAAGAGGCCAACCATCCTCTTCGCTCAGAGGTTTTAGAGTAATCAGCAAGGGTGACTCCGAAAACACGCTGTATTTTCCCCATCAAAGTGTTGTGACACTCAAAATTGTCTTTGTTATTTATTTGTGTCACAACACTTTCCCTATGGGGGCAAGCCCTCCTTAGACGCTTCGCTGAGCACCCCCCAGACATGGGGAAGATACCTTCCCCATATCCCTTCAGTGTGCTGTCAAAGAACTCCTTTCTCTGGGAAAAGATTTATGGGACAGCACACTTGGAAAAATCCAGCTCGGCACTCATGCTCCGCTCTTCTCTCCCGATATCCATCGGAAGAGAAACCATGCCCGCTCAGCATTCGTGACGGTTTTCAGGAACCTTCGGTTTCTCCGCCACCCTTCCTGCTCACTCTTTTATGTTCAGTGTTTAGAATTTG includes:
- a CDS encoding M28 family peptidase, which translates into the protein MRINLKHSIFVILTLILFPTYALPQPQKISQEQKLLTSMHSISSNVLFDYVKELCSTKYEGRLTGTSGYNASAEWVISHFKKWGIKPAGDNGTYLQAFPNPYTLVFKGSEAYLHIPFKEKAELKKYYQYEKEYLPGSTSDSGEVTAEVIYVGYGITAPELNFDEYKGLDVKEKIVLVEREVPISPEKEPEEFMKWRPYSFHQYKVKNAKDHGVAGMLYNYGPLVNPNCTYLKNFILTYVGNTVMEDIFTGTGRKADETKKKIDEMRKPQSFKTGKIFTIKNLTENHPEGIGYNVIGYVEGTDPVLKNEAIIIGAHLDHVGMCHVLMPGANDNASGIAVTLGVAEAIAKCPIKPKRSIIFLIFGAEEQGVAGSEFYLNHPFFPNEKILCFINMDGVGCGDKLRALAAKNFPDLWNYFEKSNNKYIHRIIEPTYFQNIARPRLDAAHFMGKNIPILSFSAFGAISYYHNSMDTPETITPEIMEDLAQLIFMAVMDVTNK